The bacterium genome contains a region encoding:
- a CDS encoding GxxExxY protein has protein sequence MEKWREKEVKIFYQGVEVGIHRLDLFVEDEIVVEIKTVEEISGKYYNQVRSYLRAVNKEIGNYLPK, from the coding sequence ATGGAGAAGTGGAGAGAAAAAGAAGTCAAGATATTCTATCAAGGTGTTGAGGTTGGGATTCATAGACTTGATCTTTTTGTTGAAGATGAGATTGTGGTAGAGATTAAAACTGTTGAGGAGATAAGTGGAAAGTATTATAATCAGGTTAGATCATACCTTAGAGCAGTGAATAAAGAAATAGGTAACTATTTACCCAAATGA